One window of the Streptomyces asoensis genome contains the following:
- a CDS encoding RecB family exonuclease gives MESSSEDVARVDDGGVVEDPAHTEASAPEAVAPEPVVPGAVVPEAVATAVAAKAPASLSPSRAGDFMQCPLLYRFRVIDRLPEKPSPAATKGTLVHAVLERLFDAPAAERTAPRAKSLIPGQWDRLRETRPEVVELFADDPEGERLAGWLVEAERLVERWFTLEDPTRLEPAERELFVEAELESGLRLRGIIDRVDVAPTGEVRIVDYKTGKAPRPEYAEGALFQMKFYALVVWRLKNVVPRRLQLVYLGSGDVLTYDPVLADLERVERKLLALWEAIRLATETGEWRPRPTKLCGWCDHQAHCPEFGGTPPPYPLPVTLPVRAAESEGGAQGRMGPG, from the coding sequence ATGGAGAGCAGCAGCGAGGACGTCGCCCGGGTGGACGACGGCGGTGTCGTGGAGGATCCGGCGCACACGGAGGCGAGCGCCCCGGAGGCGGTCGCCCCGGAGCCGGTCGTCCCAGGGGCGGTCGTGCCCGAGGCGGTGGCGACGGCCGTCGCCGCCAAGGCGCCCGCCTCGCTCTCGCCCTCGCGGGCCGGTGACTTCATGCAGTGCCCGCTGCTGTACCGGTTCCGGGTGATCGACCGGCTGCCTGAGAAGCCCAGCCCGGCGGCCACGAAGGGCACGCTGGTGCACGCGGTCCTCGAGCGGCTCTTCGACGCGCCGGCTGCCGAGCGGACCGCGCCGCGGGCCAAGTCGCTGATCCCGGGCCAGTGGGACCGGCTGCGGGAGACCCGGCCGGAGGTCGTGGAGCTGTTCGCCGACGATCCGGAGGGCGAGCGGCTGGCCGGCTGGCTGGTGGAGGCGGAGCGGCTGGTCGAGCGCTGGTTCACGCTGGAGGATCCGACACGGCTGGAGCCCGCCGAGCGGGAGCTGTTCGTCGAGGCGGAGCTGGAGTCGGGGCTGCGGCTGCGCGGGATCATCGACCGGGTCGATGTCGCGCCCACCGGCGAGGTGCGGATCGTCGACTACAAGACCGGCAAGGCGCCCCGGCCGGAGTACGCCGAGGGCGCGCTGTTCCAGATGAAGTTCTACGCCCTGGTCGTGTGGCGGCTGAAGAACGTCGTCCCCCGGCGGCTTCAGCTCGTGTACCTGGGCAGTGGTGACGTGCTGACGTACGACCCGGTCCTGGCCGATCTGGAGCGGGTCGAGCGCAAGTTGCTCGCACTGTGGGAAGCCATCCGGCTGGCGACGGAGACGGGTGAGTGGCGGCCCCGGCCCACCAAGCTGTGCGGCTGGTGCGACCACCAGGCGCACTGCCCGGAGTTCGGCGGCACTCCCCCGCCGTATCCGCTTCCCGTGACGCTGCCGGTGAGGGCGGCGGAATCCGAGGGCGGGGCTCAGGGCAGAATGGGGCCGGGCTAA